The sequence TTTTATCCATTTCATAGTTCAAAGTTGTCACTTTGCCAGCAATCGACTTTTTAGCAGGTTTTTTCTTAGCGATATCAAGTATCAAAGGATATTGTTCAAACTCAATAACCGACTGTTTAGTAATATATGCGCTTGGAAAGCGTGTGATTAATGGATGATCTTGTCCACCTTTGGCGTCTTTTTTAGCTGTTTTTAATTTTTTATAATCTAATAAGTTAACTTTGTAATTATCATTAACTTTAATATTTGCTTTGGGTAAGTCTGTAGAAAATATTTGTTCATATGCGATTTTAAGGTTATTTTGGTAATCTAACTTTGCAGAAACCATTAATCCAATTTCTGAGCCTGCTTGCATTTTACTTGCTGAAATGATCGCTAATGATTTATTGTTAAATATATCGTGTCCCTGATAGGTTTTATAACGATATGAGTCAGTATTCGCAAAGCGTTGAAGTAATTTATTACCGCATGTTTTATCAATGCAGTTCACATGAATGTTAAACCCATTACTTTTTAACTCTGTAGCGTAATCTTTAATTAGTTGGCTATAATGAACACCTTTGCCTTTTACTATATATGATGCGCCATAATACTCACCTGAAATTAACTTCGTAAAGTTTTCAGATTTAATATCTGTGTCACGCATGTGTTTATAATCAACATAATTATATTTAGTTGAAGACTCTCTTTTAGAATCTGGATAAGGAGATAAGATCAGGCTTTGACTGTTAGCGTGCGCATAACTCGATGCAAAAACACATACGGCTAGGTAATAAAAAAATTTCACGATACATTCCTTGTACTTTTTATGTCCATTTATATTGCTTAAACCAAAAGTTGCATATCAGAATTGATTTAAGCACCTGATATAATATATAAAATTCATCAAAGATACAAACCTAACAATCAAAGCTAAGTTGCCCTTCTGTATTTTTTTCTGGTTTTATGCCAACACCGACGCCTAACAACCGCACGCTTTTATACTTACCTCTAGCAAACGCTTTTTTTAGCAAAGCAGAAAATACATCAATGGATAAACCATCTGATACTTTATCTGCGGTTGTTGAAACAAAATCTGAAAACTTCACTTTAACGCTTAGTTTACTTATGCTGGTGATTAAGTTTTGTTTCTCTAATCGCCTTTGTAACTCTTCTAATAAGCCTGGTAATTTTTCTAAACATGCTTGCTCTGTGTCTAAATCAAATTCATAAGTATGCTCTACACTCAGTGATTTCCTTACACGCTCAGTGTGTACTTTACCTTGATAGTTACCCGCACATTTTTGGTACAAGTCATAACCAAAATTGCTTAAAGTGCGTAACATCCAATCTTCGCCTTTATCTAATACATCTTTACCCGTTTTTAATTGCAAGGCTGATAAACGCTCAAGAGTCACTTTACCTACCCCTGGTATTTTACCTAAAGGTAAAGATGTTAGGAAATCAGCTATTTTATCTGGGGTAATAATACATTGACCATTTGGCTTATTTTCATCGCTGGCAATTTTGGCTATAAACTTGATTGGGGCCACACCTGCTGATGCCGTTAAGCCTGTTTTATCAAATATCTTTTGTCTTATTTCTTGTGCCATTAACGTGGCACTGCCTGAACAAAGAGGGGAATCTGTAACATCTAAATAAGCTTCATCAAGTGAAAGGGGCTCAACTAAATCAGTATATTGGTGAAATATTTCGCGTATTTGATTTGAAGCTTCTTTATATACCGACATGCGGCCAGGAACTAATACTAGGTGAGGGCATAATTGCAGGGCTTTATAATTAGACATAGCTGAACGTACACCATATTGGCGAGCAATATAGTTAGAGGTAGATATAACGCCTCTTCGGCTCTTGCCCCCTATAGCTAAGGGGACGTCACGCAAAGCTGGATTGTCGCGCATTTCAACTGCAGCATAAAAGCAATCCATGTCTATATGTATAAATTTTTTCATACAGCTATTTTTACTGTTTATTTATACAGTGTCAAATTTAAATAATTTTAAACACAAAAAAACCTCGATAAACGAGGCTTAATAGTCAAACTTTAGTTTGAACTAAAGTATTTGATTATCTTTCCAAGATTGCTCTTTAGCCATGCGTTCTTTTCTACGATCACATGGATCATCACAATCACAAGCTTTTTCAATACCCATGGCACCTAAACCACCACAACTACTTGCCATAGCTTTATTTTTAACCATCATACCTACAGCCATCGCTGCCGCAACAATTACCAGTAAAACAAATGTAAGAACAAAAAGTGACATAACTAGGCCCCTAAAATCACTAAATTGAAAAAGCTAAATTTCGTGGCGTATTATACAGGTAGTACAAAACAATAACTATAGTAATTCAAACTTAGCTCAAAATAGCGTGACTAAAATGCGCGCTATTTTATACTTTATAAGTACGGCGCAAACTGAGGGCTTGAATATGACATTAATCCTTCAGTTGTTTTACTAATAAGGTATACAGCAATATCATTTTCTTCTGCGTATACTTTTGCTTTTTCAGTACCCATGACCGTCAGAGCTGTAGCTAATGCGTCAGCAGTCATAGATGATGGGTGTAAAACAGTGACCGATACTAAATCTTGCTTAATAGGTTTGCCGGTTTCTGGGCTGATAATATGCGCATAAGTCTCGCCTTCTAGTTCGTAGAATATACGGTAGTCACCTGATGTAGCTACACTAATAGTCCCTAACTTCAGCTCTTTATGAACTGCGCGCTGAAATAAAGATGGATCAGGCTGCTCAATTGCAATCCTCCATAAAGCGCCATTGGGTTTAGTACCACTTAGTCTTAACTCACCACCAATCTCAACCATATAGTTGGTATAACCATTAATCTCTAATAATTCAGCGACTTTATCTACACCAAAACCTTTGGCTATCGCTGAGAAACTCAACTCTAATTCTTGGATAGATTTTGTTAAACCTGCATTTGATAAGGATAACTTATCAACACCCATTTTTTCTTTAATACTTTCTAGTTGTTCAGCAGTCGGTACTTTTGTTGGCTGTTTATCTGGACCAAATCCCCATAAATCAATTAATGGTCCCATTGTCACATCAAAAGTTTTAGTACTTTGTGCTAGTCTAATTGATTCAGTCATAACAGTTCTAAAATCTGCTGATAAAGGAAAAACTGTACTTGCTTCTAAACGATTAAATTGACTAATTTCTGAGTCATCTATATAGGTAGACATAGATTGATTAATTTCAGCCAACAAATCTTTTATATCTGAAAATAAATTTAATGAACGAACTTCTGATTCCGGCACAAATACTTTTACAGTAAATGTTGTGCCCATCGTTTTACCTTGTAAAAGCACTTCTTGGAATTTTTCTTTTTTATTATTTGGCTCACAGCCCAACATTAAAAAGAGTGTTAACACCAATAAAAAGCTAAAAATCCATTTTTTATTGAATAAGAATTTATTAGAGATGTAAGAGTCCATCAATATTTCCAGTTTAATTGTCGATTAGGTTCTAATTTATGGAATAAAAATTAATCATTTCGTATTAATTTATTGTGAAATCACTTCATTTTTCACATAAAAGAAGCTTGTTACCAGTATAAACCAGTAACAAGCTTTTTTATAGCTTCAAACTATAAGCTTCTAATTAATAGTCGCTTTAGTTGAGTGTTTTACTTAACCACCAAAGTCATCAAGTAAGATATTTTCATCTTCAACACCTAGCTCTTTAAGCATGCTGATAACAGCGGCATTCATCATTGGAGGACCACACATGTAGAACTCACAATCTTCAGGTGCTTCATGATCTTTTAAGTAGTTTTCTAAAAGAACATTATGAATGAAACCAGTGTAACCTTCCCAGTTGTCCTCAGGTTGAGGATCTGAAAGAGCACAATGCCATTCGAAGTTTGGATTTTCAGCTGCTAATCCGTCAAAATCTTCAACATAGAACATTTCACGAACAGAACGCGCACCATACCAGAAGCTCATCTTACGCTTAGATTTTAAACGCTTAAGTTGATCGAATATGTGAGAACGCATTGGAGCCATACCAGCACCACCACCAACGAATACCATTTCATTATCAGTTTCTTTAGCG is a genomic window of Pseudoalteromonas sp. '520P1 No. 423' containing:
- a CDS encoding OmpA family protein, encoding MKFFYYLAVCVFASSYAHANSQSLILSPYPDSKRESSTKYNYVDYKHMRDTDIKSENFTKLISGEYYGASYIVKGKGVHYSQLIKDYATELKSNGFNIHVNCIDKTCGNKLLQRFANTDSYRYKTYQGHDIFNNKSLAIISASKMQAGSEIGLMVSAKLDYQNNLKIAYEQIFSTDLPKANIKVNDNYKVNLLDYKKLKTAKKDAKGGQDHPLITRFPSAYITKQSVIEFEQYPLILDIAKKKPAKKSIAGKVTTLNYEMDKKLSPLLVWKNYEQALIDNDIDILFQCKAKTCGNYLIRNNYDNTVFATKHGFDFYNMDKKSNYYFFSAVKKDDAGDIYLTGYFNKRYAHLPLEMTIDIIETKPLTKVNLNVASEKLNEEIKTNGRVSLYGIEFDYDKATLKKGSEPQLNEIAKFLKKNKKISIYVVGHTDNQGSYQYNQSLSEKRANTIVDTLFQKYQIKPERLHAIGIGPVSPDAANNTMQNMQKNRRVELVLKSPLYL
- the dinB gene encoding DNA polymerase IV, translated to MKKFIHIDMDCFYAAVEMRDNPALRDVPLAIGGKSRRGVISTSNYIARQYGVRSAMSNYKALQLCPHLVLVPGRMSVYKEASNQIREIFHQYTDLVEPLSLDEAYLDVTDSPLCSGSATLMAQEIRQKIFDKTGLTASAGVAPIKFIAKIASDENKPNGQCIITPDKIADFLTSLPLGKIPGVGKVTLERLSALQLKTGKDVLDKGEDWMLRTLSNFGYDLYQKCAGNYQGKVHTERVRKSLSVEHTYEFDLDTEQACLEKLPGLLEELQRRLEKQNLITSISKLSVKVKFSDFVSTTADKVSDGLSIDVFSALLKKAFARGKYKSVRLLGVGVGIKPEKNTEGQLSFDC
- the nqrM gene encoding (Na+)-NQR maturation NqrM — its product is MSLFVLTFVLLVIVAAAMAVGMMVKNKAMASSCGGLGAMGIEKACDCDDPCDRRKERMAKEQSWKDNQIL
- a CDS encoding FAD:protein FMN transferase, coding for MDSYISNKFLFNKKWIFSFLLVLTLFLMLGCEPNNKKEKFQEVLLQGKTMGTTFTVKVFVPESEVRSLNLFSDIKDLLAEINQSMSTYIDDSEISQFNRLEASTVFPLSADFRTVMTESIRLAQSTKTFDVTMGPLIDLWGFGPDKQPTKVPTAEQLESIKEKMGVDKLSLSNAGLTKSIQELELSFSAIAKGFGVDKVAELLEINGYTNYMVEIGGELRLSGTKPNGALWRIAIEQPDPSLFQRAVHKELKLGTISVATSGDYRIFYELEGETYAHIISPETGKPIKQDLVSVTVLHPSSMTADALATALTVMGTEKAKVYAEENDIAVYLISKTTEGLMSYSSPQFAPYL